In Gadus chalcogrammus isolate NIFS_2021 chromosome 1, NIFS_Gcha_1.0, whole genome shotgun sequence, one DNA window encodes the following:
- the naa10 gene encoding N-alpha-acetyltransferase 10: MNIRNARPEDLMNMQHCNLLCLPENYQMKYYFYHGLSWPQLSYIAEDENGKIVGYVLAKMEEDPDDVPHGHITSLAVKRSHRRLGLAQKLMDQASRAMIENFNAKYVSLHVRKSNRAALHLYSNTLKFQISEIEPKYYADGEDAYAMKRDLAHMADEVPQLRKAGARIAGQETPAQSLAGDQEIERDSGGESKELSEVSEATESTDVKDSSSDSQ, translated from the exons ATGAACATACGAAACGCAAGG CCGGAAGATCTCATGAATATGCAGCATTGCAACCTGCTGTGTCTTCCAGAAAACTACCAAATGAAATATTACTTCTACCATGGATTATCTTGGCCTCAG CTCTCCTACATCGCAGAAGATGAGAATGGCAAAATAGTAGGATATGTGTTGGCTAAAAT GGAAGAGGACCCAGATGATGTACCCCATGGACACATCACATCACTG GCTGTAAAGCGTTCCCATAGACGCTTGGGTCTGGCTCAGAAGCTAATGGACCAGGCCAGCAGAGCTATGATTGAGAACTTCAACGCTAAATATGTCTCCCTCCATGTTCGCAAAAG CAACCGAGCTGCTTTGCACCTCTACTCCAACACACTGAAATTCCA GATAAGTGAAATAGAGCCTAAATACTATGCCGATGGGGAAGATGCTTACGCGATGAAGAGAGACCTGGCCCACATGGCTGACGAG GTCCCACAGTTGAGAAAGGCTGGAGCGCGCATCGCGGGCCAGGAGACGCCTGCCCAGAGCCTAGCAGGAGACCAGGAGATTGAGAGggacagtggaggagagagcAAGGAACTCAGTGAAGTCAGCGAGGCAACGGAAAGCACAGACGTCAAAGACTCCTCCTCGGATTCACAATGA